From a single Lewinella sp. LCG006 genomic region:
- a CDS encoding Pycsar system effector family protein: MMKAPEVAPKQTLTFPFSKETVNVIRTTLRNNIDLTAIADNKANVLLSLNAVMIAFIVPLAISNLEVIFEYTLFVPLFFLAATCFATIYISTLVLAPFDFDTFNEELPEGMEASPFFFGTAYNTDLTAYYENLLRTTEKKSSVRQFLAQDLFFIGRRLGQKMLLIRRSFQIFRIGIFLTLLSTALVLML; this comes from the coding sequence ATGATGAAGGCTCCTGAGGTCGCACCAAAACAAACTTTGACTTTTCCGTTTTCAAAAGAAACGGTTAACGTTATCCGTACTACCCTGCGAAACAATATCGACTTAACAGCAATTGCCGATAATAAAGCGAATGTTTTACTGAGTTTGAATGCTGTGATGATTGCCTTTATAGTGCCGCTGGCCATTTCTAATTTGGAAGTCATTTTTGAATACACCCTCTTCGTACCTCTTTTCTTTTTGGCAGCTACCTGCTTTGCCACCATCTATATTTCTACACTTGTGCTTGCTCCCTTTGATTTTGATACCTTCAACGAAGAACTCCCCGAAGGCATGGAGGCCAGTCCTTTTTTCTTTGGTACCGCCTACAATACGGATCTCACCGCCTATTACGAAAATCTATTACGTACTACGGAAAAGAAAAGCAGTGTACGACAGTTTCTGGCTCAAGATTTGTTCTTCATCGGTCGTCGGCTGGGACAAAAGATGCTGCTGATTCGACGCAGTTTTCAAATCTTCCGCATCGGTATTTTCTTGACGCTGCTGTCTACGGCCTTGGTGCTGATGCTTTGA
- a CDS encoding DUF547 domain-containing protein, with product MRTLSFLSLLFFIVSCGPTPTDSQATTETVTAEQIAETSPANATPVTNTEEASPNMAEPRPRTVAVETKSAPSTIQPRAEVAPNVVLKEMAQQELPKAQAPQGPTITEASTATVSTPPSGPKVVEEAPPVPVAETKTAPDHSGWDAFLQSNVSSSGQVNYRNIKANPAPLNEYLAELEQYPPQGSWNRNTAMAYWINAYNAYTIKLIINHYPVGSIKDIDGGNPWATKWIKIGGQTYSLNQIENDILRPRYGDARIHFAVNCAAASCPPLHNRAFTADNLNSTLQRLTRKFINNTNYNTITAKRIELSKIFDWYGSDFGSVVDYINGYTDTALTSDTAVAFKEYDWKLNGR from the coding sequence ATGCGAACACTATCTTTTTTATCTCTCCTCTTTTTTATCGTAAGCTGTGGACCTACACCAACTGATAGTCAGGCGACTACAGAAACTGTTACCGCTGAACAAATAGCGGAAACTTCACCCGCTAATGCTACGCCGGTGACGAATACCGAAGAAGCTTCGCCGAACATGGCTGAACCTCGCCCTCGAACCGTTGCTGTGGAGACGAAATCAGCACCCAGTACCATTCAACCTCGGGCTGAGGTAGCTCCAAATGTGGTGCTGAAAGAAATGGCTCAACAGGAACTTCCAAAAGCACAAGCGCCTCAAGGCCCGACCATAACGGAAGCTTCAACAGCCACCGTATCTACACCGCCAAGCGGCCCAAAAGTAGTAGAAGAAGCACCTCCCGTTCCTGTAGCCGAAACGAAAACAGCACCCGACCACAGCGGCTGGGATGCCTTTTTGCAAAGCAATGTAAGCAGCTCCGGCCAGGTAAATTATCGCAACATCAAAGCGAATCCCGCCCCACTAAACGAGTACCTGGCAGAATTGGAACAATATCCGCCACAAGGCAGCTGGAACCGCAATACGGCCATGGCTTATTGGATCAACGCCTACAATGCATACACCATCAAGCTGATCATCAACCACTATCCAGTGGGCAGTATCAAAGATATCGATGGGGGTAATCCTTGGGCAACGAAATGGATAAAAATTGGAGGTCAAACTTATTCTCTCAACCAAATTGAGAACGATATTCTTAGGCCACGTTACGGTGATGCGCGTATCCATTTTGCCGTCAACTGTGCAGCAGCTTCTTGCCCGCCATTACACAATCGCGCCTTTACGGCTGACAACTTAAACAGCACTTTGCAGCGCCTTACCCGAAAGTTCATCAACAACACCAACTACAACACCATTACCGCCAAGCGTATCGAATTGTCAAAGATTTTTGACTGGTACGGTTCCGACTTCGGCTCAGTGGTCGATTATATCAATGGCTATACCGATACGGCATTGACCAGTGACACCGCTGTAGCATTTAAAGAATACGATTGGAAATTGAACGGGCGGTAA